A region from the Bactrocera dorsalis isolate Fly_Bdor chromosome 1, ASM2337382v1, whole genome shotgun sequence genome encodes:
- the LOC125777823 gene encoding uncharacterized protein LOC125777823, with product MVGPETNRTEPAVKRQRTHEGETSFVKKQRTGKAPTFSEIPKGAGAIVLGVLDRSREDGAISHDEWKRVAAAISSLFLRVVKENPGPPPKCVSAGWHQGLHKLTSCADERSASLYKKGVSQVGEVWKGARLEAGAKEDLPLRPRARVWLPAEPSNPSEIEEILRYCNPSLPTQDWRVLRLERTDEPYRQAPIMLNTESIGPLSNTKGAISYGFEMVVLKVLPSDARTDGPQAAVAAADETRGTDGQTTVEIDASEGADGQMAVEVVDPSLSDVANVGGGSSIGDSVFSLEQLFEEVRVDHDLGAEIALLEENLKDEIPLKDEIPPD from the coding sequence ATGGTAGGACCGGAAACAAACAGGACAGAACCGGCGGTCAAGCGACAGAGGACGCACGAGGGAGAAACCTCCTTTGTTAAGAAACAGCGAACAGGAAAGGCGCCAACCTTTAGCGAAATCCCTAAAGGCGCTGGGGCCATAGTACTGGGGGTGCTCGACCGTAGTAGGGAGGACGGAGCCATTTCCCATGATGAATGGAAGAGGGTAGCGGCGGCTATCTCATCGTTGTTCCTAAGGGTGGTCAAGGAAAACCCGGGGCCACCCCCGAAGTGCGTGAGTGCCGGTTGGCACCAGGGGCTGCACAAGCTCACAAGTTGCGCTGACGAGAGATCGGCCTCCTTATACAAGAAGGGAGTCTCTCAGGTGGGGGAGGTCTGGAAGGGAGCCAGACTGGAGGCCGGGGCCAAAGAGGATCTTCCTCTTCGTCCTAGGGCTCGCGTTTGGCTGCCGGCCGAACCTTCCAATCCAAGTGAGATTGAGGAAATCCTCAGATATTGTAATCCCTCACTTCCGACGCAGGACTGGAGAGTTTTAAGGCTGGAGAGGACTGATGAGCCGTATCGGCAAGCGCCGATAATGCTAAACACGGAATCCATCGGTCCTCTCAGCAACACAAAGGGAGCCATAAGCTATGGTTTTGAGATGGTAGTGCTGAAAGTACTTCCATCTGATGCTAGGACTGATGGCCCCCAAGCTGCGGTGGCTGCGGCGGATGAAACAAGGGGTACTGACGGTCAAACGACCGTGGAAATTGATGCGTCAGAGGGCGCCGACGGCCAAATGGCCGTGGAAGTGGTCGATCCGAGTCTCTCGGATGTGGCGAATGTTGGGGGCGGTTCGTCGATTGGCGACTCTGTcttcagcctcgaacaactgTTTGAGGAGGTTCGGGTCGATCATGACTTGGGCGCTGAAATAGCGCTCCTGGAGGAAAATCTGAAGGATGAAATTCCTCTGAAGGATGAAattcctccagattaa